Proteins from a genomic interval of Kitasatospora herbaricolor:
- the hutH gene encoding histidine ammonia-lyase — protein sequence MDMHSAVAPDAPLVQVGKADVSAEDVLAVARGNARVEIGPDALAEMAAARATIEALAAEPRPVYGVSTGFGALAVRHISPELRAQLQRSLVRSHAAGMGPAVEREVVRALMFLRMKTLASGRTGVRPLVAQTIADLLNAGITPVVREFGSLGCSGDLAPLSHCALVLMGEGVACGPDGTERPAGELLAEAGITPVELLEKEGLALINGTDGMLGMLVMAIADLSRLFTTADITAAMSLEALLGSDKVLAPELHGPIRPHPGQALSAANMLAVLKGSGLTGHHQDDAPRVQDAYSIRCAPQVAGAGRDTLAHAQLVASRELAASVDNPVVLADGRVESNGNFHGAPVAYVLDFLAIAAADLGSISERRTDRLLDKARSHGLPAFLADDPGVDSGLMIAQYTQAALVSENKRLAVPASVDSIPSSAMQEDHVSMGWSAARKLRQAVENLGRIVAVELTAAARALEIRRQADGSGPLAPATAAALAAAREAGVGGAGRDRFLSPDLEAAAELVASGELVRAVERVTGPLA from the coding sequence ATGGATATGCACAGTGCTGTGGCCCCCGACGCGCCGCTCGTCCAGGTCGGCAAGGCCGACGTCAGCGCCGAGGACGTCCTCGCCGTCGCCCGGGGCAACGCCCGGGTCGAGATCGGCCCGGACGCGCTCGCCGAGATGGCGGCCGCCCGCGCCACCATCGAGGCCCTCGCCGCCGAGCCGCGCCCCGTCTACGGAGTCTCCACCGGTTTCGGCGCGCTCGCCGTCCGCCACATCAGCCCCGAGCTGCGCGCCCAGCTGCAGCGCTCGCTGGTCCGCTCGCACGCCGCCGGCATGGGCCCGGCCGTGGAGCGCGAGGTGGTCCGTGCGCTGATGTTCCTCCGGATGAAGACCCTCGCCTCCGGCCGTACGGGCGTGCGCCCGCTGGTCGCGCAGACCATCGCCGACCTGCTCAACGCCGGCATCACCCCGGTCGTCCGGGAGTTCGGCTCGCTCGGCTGCTCGGGCGACCTCGCGCCGCTCTCGCACTGCGCGCTCGTCCTGATGGGCGAGGGCGTCGCGTGCGGCCCGGACGGCACCGAGCGTCCGGCCGGCGAGCTGCTCGCCGAGGCCGGCATCACCCCGGTCGAGCTGCTGGAGAAGGAGGGCCTGGCCCTCATCAACGGCACCGACGGCATGCTCGGCATGCTGGTGATGGCCATCGCCGACCTGTCCCGCCTGTTCACCACCGCCGACATCACCGCCGCGATGTCGCTGGAGGCCCTGCTCGGCAGTGACAAGGTGCTGGCCCCCGAGCTGCACGGCCCGATCCGCCCGCACCCGGGCCAGGCGCTCAGCGCCGCCAACATGCTCGCCGTGCTCAAGGGCTCCGGCCTCACCGGCCACCACCAGGACGACGCCCCGCGCGTCCAGGACGCCTACTCGATCCGCTGCGCCCCGCAGGTGGCCGGCGCCGGCCGCGACACCCTCGCGCACGCCCAGCTGGTGGCCTCCCGCGAGCTGGCGGCCTCGGTCGACAACCCGGTGGTGCTGGCCGACGGCCGGGTGGAGTCCAACGGCAACTTCCACGGCGCCCCGGTCGCGTACGTGCTGGACTTCCTCGCCATCGCCGCCGCCGACCTCGGCTCGATCTCCGAGCGCCGTACCGACCGGCTGCTCGACAAGGCCCGCTCGCACGGCCTGCCGGCCTTCCTGGCCGACGACCCGGGCGTGGACTCCGGCCTGATGATCGCGCAGTACACCCAGGCGGCGCTGGTCAGCGAGAACAAGCGACTGGCCGTCCCGGCCTCGGTCGACTCGATCCCGTCCTCCGCGATGCAGGAGGACCACGTGTCGATGGGCTGGTCGGCCGCCCGCAAGCTGCGCCAGGCCGTCGAGAACCTGGGCCGGATCGTCGCGGTCGAACTGACCGCCGCCGCCCGCGCGCTGGAGATCCGCCGGCAGGCCGACGGCAGCGGGCCGCTGGCTCCGGCCACCGCCGCCGCGCTCGCCGCCGCCCGCGAGGCGGGCGTGGGCGGGGCCGGCCGGGACCGCTTCCTCTCGCCGGACCTGGAGGCCGCCGCCGAGCTGGTCGCCTCCGGCGAGCTGGTGCGGGCCGTCGAGCGCGTCACCGGGCCGCTGGCCTGA
- the fdhD gene encoding formate dehydrogenase accessory sulfurtransferase FdhD: MGRATARRRVVRLRGDTTGARPDALAAEEPLEIRVGGEPLTVTMRTPGDDFDLVAGFLVGEGLVHTADTLAALRYCAGTDEDGANTYNVVDATLRGGAALPLSAYRNLLTTSACGLCGRDTVEAVRTHVRRPVAADPLRVAPRLLYGLPDLLRAAQRTFDSTGGLHAAGLFDSTGRLLCAREDVGRHNAVDKVIGWALREGRLPLTGHLLLVSGRASFELTQKAALAGIPLLAAVSAPSSLAADLAEELGLTLVGFLRGESANVYTRPDRVTAGPAPAPAGPPVHQHAHGG; this comes from the coding sequence ATGGGGCGAGCAACGGCACGGCGCCGGGTGGTCCGGCTGCGAGGGGACACGACGGGCGCGCGACCGGACGCGCTGGCGGCGGAGGAACCGCTGGAGATTCGTGTCGGCGGCGAACCGCTGACCGTCACCATGCGCACCCCCGGGGACGACTTCGACCTGGTCGCCGGGTTCCTGGTCGGCGAGGGGCTGGTGCACACCGCCGACACCCTGGCGGCCCTGCGGTACTGCGCGGGCACCGACGAGGACGGCGCCAACACCTACAACGTGGTGGACGCGACCCTGCGCGGCGGCGCCGCCCTGCCGCTCTCGGCCTACCGCAACCTGCTGACCACCAGTGCCTGCGGCCTGTGCGGGCGCGACACCGTCGAAGCGGTCCGCACCCACGTCCGCCGGCCGGTCGCCGCCGACCCGCTGCGGGTCGCGCCGCGACTGCTCTACGGGCTGCCGGACCTGCTCCGCGCGGCCCAGCGGACCTTCGACTCGACCGGCGGCCTGCACGCCGCCGGTCTCTTCGACTCCACCGGCCGGCTGCTCTGCGCCCGCGAGGACGTCGGCCGGCACAACGCCGTGGACAAGGTGATCGGCTGGGCGCTGCGCGAGGGCCGGCTGCCGTTGACCGGGCACCTGCTGCTGGTCAGCGGCCGGGCCTCGTTCGAGCTGACCCAGAAGGCGGCGCTGGCCGGCATCCCGCTGCTGGCCGCCGTCTCCGCGCCGTCCTCGCTGGCGGCGGACCTGGCGGAGGAGCTCGGCCTGACACTGGTGGGCTTCCTGCGCGGCGAGAGCGCCAACGTGTACACCCGCCCCGACCGGGTGACGGCCGGGCCGGCCCCCGCGCCCGCCGGGCCGCCCGTCCACCAGCACGCGCACGGGGGCTGA